One genomic window of Conger conger chromosome 9, fConCon1.1, whole genome shotgun sequence includes the following:
- the ccr12a gene encoding chemokine (C-C motif) receptor 12a isoform X1 codes for MSNLSEGMASDNYGDFLLLFNETEPSENYGNYVVDSPVNLCDKTTVNRFGAAFMPAFYYSIFLLSILGNSLVLYIIYQYEKLSTVTNVFLLNLVISDLLFSLSLPFWAVYHSSQWIFGEPMCKLVGGLYFVGFYSSILFLTLMTFDRYLAVVHAVTAAKSRRMVYALVSTATVWVVSLLAAIKEFVLYGTRPDGLYGMLCDETGYAESVMVRWQLVGYYQQFVLFFALPLGVVLYCYLRITLRVVHTRMREKCRAVKLIFVIVVTFFVCWTPYNVVVLLRALQTSRGTQRDPAACSDNLEYAQYITRNLAYLYCCVSPLFYTFVGKKFQNHFRRLLSARIPCLKRHVFTSQSSRTTSHRSPTTLYEY; via the exons ATGTCGAATTT GTCGGAGGGGATGGCTTCTGATAACTATGGAGACTTCTTGTTGCTTTTTAATGAAACAGAGCCTTCCGAGAATTACGGGAATTACGTGGTTGACAGCCCGGTGAACCTGTGCGACAAGACAACGGTCAACCGCTTCGGCGCGGCGTTCATGCCCGCCTTCTACTACTCCATCTTCCTGCTGAGCATTCTGGGAAACAGCCTGGTGCTGTACATCATCTACCAGTACGAGAAGCTCAGCACGGTCACCAACGTCTTCCTGCTCAACCTGGTCATCTCCGACCTGCTGTTCTCCCTGAGTCTGCCCTTCTGGGCCGTCTACCACTCCAGCCAATGGATCTTCGGCGAGCCCATGTGCAAGCTGGTGGGCGGACTCTACTTCGTGGGCTTCTACAgctccatcctcttcctcacgcTCATGACCTTCGACCGCTACCTGGCGGTGGTGCACGCCGTCACGGCCGCCAAGAGCCGGCGGATGGTCTACGCCCTGGTCTCCACGGCGACGGTGTGGGTCGTCAGCCTCCTCGCCGCCATCAAGGAGTTCGTCCTGTACGGCACGCGCCCGGACGGCCTCTACGGCATGCTGTGCGATGAGACCGGCTACGCCGAGAGCGTCATGGTGAGGTGGCAGCTGGTGGGGTACTACCAGCAGTTCGTCCTGTTCTTCGCCCTGCCGCTGGGCGTGGTGCTGTACTGCTACCTGCGCATCACCCTGCGCGTGGTACACACGCGCATGCGGGAGAAGTGCCGCGCGGTCAAGCTCATCTTCGTCATCGTCGTCACCTTCTTCGTCTGCTGGACGCCCTACAACGTGGTGGTGCTGCTCCGGGCGCTGCAGACCTCGCGGGGCACCCAGCGCGACCCGGCCGCCTGCAGCGACAATCTGGAATACGCCCAGTACATCACGCGCAACCTGGCCTACCTGTACTGCTGCGTCAGCCCGCTGTTCTACACCTTCGTGGGGAAGAAGTTCCAGAACCACTTCCGCCGGCTGCTGTCCGCCCGCATCCCCTGCCTGAAGAGACACGTCTTCACCAGCCAGAGCAGCAGGACCACCTCCCACAGGAGCCCAACGACCCTGTACGAGTACTAG
- the ccr12a gene encoding chemokine (C-C motif) receptor 12a isoform X2: protein MASDNYGDFLLLFNETEPSENYGNYVVDSPVNLCDKTTVNRFGAAFMPAFYYSIFLLSILGNSLVLYIIYQYEKLSTVTNVFLLNLVISDLLFSLSLPFWAVYHSSQWIFGEPMCKLVGGLYFVGFYSSILFLTLMTFDRYLAVVHAVTAAKSRRMVYALVSTATVWVVSLLAAIKEFVLYGTRPDGLYGMLCDETGYAESVMVRWQLVGYYQQFVLFFALPLGVVLYCYLRITLRVVHTRMREKCRAVKLIFVIVVTFFVCWTPYNVVVLLRALQTSRGTQRDPAACSDNLEYAQYITRNLAYLYCCVSPLFYTFVGKKFQNHFRRLLSARIPCLKRHVFTSQSSRTTSHRSPTTLYEY from the coding sequence ATGGCTTCTGATAACTATGGAGACTTCTTGTTGCTTTTTAATGAAACAGAGCCTTCCGAGAATTACGGGAATTACGTGGTTGACAGCCCGGTGAACCTGTGCGACAAGACAACGGTCAACCGCTTCGGCGCGGCGTTCATGCCCGCCTTCTACTACTCCATCTTCCTGCTGAGCATTCTGGGAAACAGCCTGGTGCTGTACATCATCTACCAGTACGAGAAGCTCAGCACGGTCACCAACGTCTTCCTGCTCAACCTGGTCATCTCCGACCTGCTGTTCTCCCTGAGTCTGCCCTTCTGGGCCGTCTACCACTCCAGCCAATGGATCTTCGGCGAGCCCATGTGCAAGCTGGTGGGCGGACTCTACTTCGTGGGCTTCTACAgctccatcctcttcctcacgcTCATGACCTTCGACCGCTACCTGGCGGTGGTGCACGCCGTCACGGCCGCCAAGAGCCGGCGGATGGTCTACGCCCTGGTCTCCACGGCGACGGTGTGGGTCGTCAGCCTCCTCGCCGCCATCAAGGAGTTCGTCCTGTACGGCACGCGCCCGGACGGCCTCTACGGCATGCTGTGCGATGAGACCGGCTACGCCGAGAGCGTCATGGTGAGGTGGCAGCTGGTGGGGTACTACCAGCAGTTCGTCCTGTTCTTCGCCCTGCCGCTGGGCGTGGTGCTGTACTGCTACCTGCGCATCACCCTGCGCGTGGTACACACGCGCATGCGGGAGAAGTGCCGCGCGGTCAAGCTCATCTTCGTCATCGTCGTCACCTTCTTCGTCTGCTGGACGCCCTACAACGTGGTGGTGCTGCTCCGGGCGCTGCAGACCTCGCGGGGCACCCAGCGCGACCCGGCCGCCTGCAGCGACAATCTGGAATACGCCCAGTACATCACGCGCAACCTGGCCTACCTGTACTGCTGCGTCAGCCCGCTGTTCTACACCTTCGTGGGGAAGAAGTTCCAGAACCACTTCCGCCGGCTGCTGTCCGCCCGCATCCCCTGCCTGAAGAGACACGTCTTCACCAGCCAGAGCAGCAGGACCACCTCCCACAGGAGCCCAACGACCCTGTACGAGTACTAG